The proteins below are encoded in one region of Balaenoptera ricei isolate mBalRic1 chromosome 6, mBalRic1.hap2, whole genome shotgun sequence:
- the TLR4 gene encoding toll-like receptor 4 isoform X3, whose protein sequence is MMPRTRLAAALIPAMALLFCLRSEGWDPCVQVVPNISYQCMELNLYKIPDNIPTSTKILDLSFNHLSHLNSHSFSNFPELQMLDLSRCEIQMIEDDAYQGLNHLSTLILTGNPIQSLALGAFSGLSSLQKLVAVEINLASLEDFPIGHLKTLKELNVAHNLIHSFKFPEYFSNLPNLEHLDLSNNKIQNVYHEDLNVLHQMPLLNLSLDLSLNPLDFIEPGVLVYKFYFHLMLLAGCKKYGRGESTYDAFVIYSSQDEDWVRNELVKNLEEGVPPFQLCLHYRDFIPGVAIAANIIQEGFHKSRKVIVVVSQHFIQSRWCIFEYEIAQTWQFLSSRAGIIFIVLHKLEKSLLRQQVELYRLLNRNTYLEWEDSVLGRHIFWRRLRKALLDGKPWRPEGTADADSRQQEATAST, encoded by the exons ATGATGCCTCGCACCCGCCTGGCTGCGGCTCTGATCCCAGCCATGGCCCTCCTCTTCTGCCTGAGGTCGGAGGGCTGGGACCCTTGTGTACAG GTGGTTCCTAACATTAGTTACCAATGCATGGAGCTGAATCTCTATAAAATCCCTGACAACATCCCCACGTCGACCAAGATACTGGACCTGAGCTTTAACCACCTGAGTCATTTAAACAGCCATAGCTTCTCCAACTTCCCAGAACTGCAGATGTTGGATTTATCCAG ATGTGAAATTCAGATGATTGAAGATGATGCATATCAGGGCCTAAACCACCTCTCCACCTTGATATTGACAGGAAACCCTATACAGAGTTTAGCCCTGGGAGCTTTTTCTGGGCTATCAAGTTTACAGAAGCTGGTAGCCGTGGAGATAAACCTAGCATCTCTAGAGGACTTCCCCATTGGACATCTCAAAACCTTGAAGGAGCTTAATGTGGCTCACAATCTTATCCATTCCTTCAAGTTTCCTGAATATTTTTCTAACCTGCCCAACCTGGAGCACTTGGATCTTTCTAATAACAAAATCCAAAATGTTTATCATGAAGACTTGAACGTTCTCCATCAAATGCCCCTGCTCAACCTCTCTTTAGATTTGTCCCTGAACCCTTTAGACTTTATTGAACCAG GAGTCCTGGTCTATAAGTTCTATTTCCACCTAATGCTTCTTGCTGGCTGCAAAAAGTATGGCAGAGGTGAAAGCACCTATGATGCTTTTGTAATCTACTCAAGCCAGGACGAAGACTGGGTGAGGAATGAATTGGTAAAGAACTTGGAGGAGGGGGTGCCCCCCTTTCAGCTCTGCCTTCACTACAGAGACTTTATTCCTGGGGTGGCCATTGCCGCCAACATCATCCAGGAAGGTTTCCACAAAAGCCGGAAGGTTATTGTCGTGGTGTCCCAGCACTTCATCCAGAGCCGATGGTGTATCTTTGAGTATGAGATTGCCCAGACCTGGCAGTTTCTTAGCAGCCGTGCTGGCATCATCTTCATAGTCCTGCACAAGTTGGAGAAGTCCCTGCTGCGGCAGCAGGTAGAGCTGTACCGCCTTCTCAACAGGAATACCTACCTGGAGTGGGAGGACAGTGTCCTGGGGCGGCACATCTTCTGGAGACGACTCAGAAAAGCCTTGCTGGACGgtaaaccatggaggccagaaggaacaGCAGATGCAGACAGCAGACAGCAGGAAGCAACAGCCTCCACTTGA
- the TLR4 gene encoding toll-like receptor 4 isoform X1 yields the protein MMPRTRLAAALIPAMALLFCLRSEGWDPCVQVVPNISYQCMELNLYKIPDNIPTSTKILDLSFNHLSHLNSHSFSNFPELQMLDLSRCEIQMIEDDAYQGLNHLSTLILTGNPIQSLALGAFSGLSSLQKLVAVEINLASLEDFPIGHLKTLKELNVAHNLIHSFKFPEYFSNLPNLEHLDLSNNKIQNVYHEDLNVLHQMPLLNLSLDLSLNPLDFIEPGTFKEIKLNELTLRSNFNSTHVMKICIQGLAGLKINRLVLGEFKNERNLQSFDRSVLEGLCNLTFEKFRIAYFSEFPRDDTGLFNCLVNVSMISLLSLDLDSLEALPKDCRWQHLELINCNFKQFPTLKLNSLKEFVFIDNKGMSTFTEFELPNLQFLDLKRNRLSFKGCCSHTNFGTTKLKHLDLSFNDVITMNSNFLGLEQLEHLDFQHSNLKQANDFSVFLSLRNLRYLDISYTNTRVVFHGIFVGLVRLQTLKMAGNSFQNNLLPDIFTELTNLIILDLSKCQLEQVSQMAFHSLPRLQVLNMSHNKLLSLDTLPYKPLHSLRILDCSFNRIMESKEQELQHLPRSLALLNLTQNDFACVCEHQSFLQWVKDQRQLLVGAEQMMCTQPLDMQDMPVLSFRNATCQMNKMIISVSVLTVLLVSVAGVLVYKFYFHLMLLAGCKKYGRGESTYDAFVIYSSQDEDWVRNELVKNLEEGVPPFQLCLHYRDFIPGVAIAANIIQEGFHKSRKVIVVVSQHFIQSRWCIFEYEIAQTWQFLSSRAGIIFIVLHKLEKSLLRQQVELYRLLNRNTYLEWEDSVLGRHIFWRRLRKALLDGKPWRPEGTADADSRQQEATAST from the exons ATGATGCCTCGCACCCGCCTGGCTGCGGCTCTGATCCCAGCCATGGCCCTCCTCTTCTGCCTGAGGTCGGAGGGCTGGGACCCTTGTGTACAG GTGGTTCCTAACATTAGTTACCAATGCATGGAGCTGAATCTCTATAAAATCCCTGACAACATCCCCACGTCGACCAAGATACTGGACCTGAGCTTTAACCACCTGAGTCATTTAAACAGCCATAGCTTCTCCAACTTCCCAGAACTGCAGATGTTGGATTTATCCAG ATGTGAAATTCAGATGATTGAAGATGATGCATATCAGGGCCTAAACCACCTCTCCACCTTGATATTGACAGGAAACCCTATACAGAGTTTAGCCCTGGGAGCTTTTTCTGGGCTATCAAGTTTACAGAAGCTGGTAGCCGTGGAGATAAACCTAGCATCTCTAGAGGACTTCCCCATTGGACATCTCAAAACCTTGAAGGAGCTTAATGTGGCTCACAATCTTATCCATTCCTTCAAGTTTCCTGAATATTTTTCTAACCTGCCCAACCTGGAGCACTTGGATCTTTCTAATAACAAAATCCAAAATGTTTATCATGAAGACTTGAACGTTCTCCATCAAATGCCCCTGCTCAACCTCTCTTTAGATTTGTCCCTGAACCCTTTAGACTTTATTGAACCAGGTACCTTTAAAGAAATTAAGCTCAATGAACTGACTTTGCGAAGTAATTTTAATAGTACACATGTAATGAAAATTTGTATTCAAGGTCTGGCTGGTTTAAAAATCAATCGGTTGGTTTTgggagaatttaaaaatgaaaggaactTGCAAAGTTTTGACAGATCTGTCCTGGAGGGACTGTGCAATTTGACCTTCGAAAAATTTCGGATAGCATACTTCAGTGAATTCCCAAGGGATGATACAGGCTTATTTAATTGTTTGGTAAATGTTTCTATGATTTCTCTGTTGAGTCTGGATTTAGACAGTCTAGAAGCCCTTCCTAAAGACTGCAGATGGCAACACTTAGAATTGATTAACTGTAATTTTAAACAATTTCCCACATTGAAGCTCAATTCTCTCAAAGAGTTTGTTTTCATAGACAACAAAGGTATGAGCACTTTTACTGAATTTGAGCTACCAAACCTTCAGTTTCTAGATCTCAAAAGAAATCGCTTGAGTTTCAAGGGTTGCTGTTCTCACACTAATTTTGGGACAACCAAACTGAAGCATTTAGATCTGAGCTTCAATGATGTCATTACTATGAATTCAAACTTCTTGGGCTTAGAGCAACTAGAACATCTGGATTTTCAGCATTCCAATCTGAAACAGGCCAATGATTTTTCAGTATTCCTATCACTCAGAAACCTCCGTTACCTTGATATTTCTTATACCAACACCCGAGTTGTCTTCCATGGCATCTTCGTTGGCTTGGTCCGCCTCCAAACCTTGAAAATGGCAGGCAATTCTTTTCAGAACAACTTGCTTCCTGATATCTTCACAGAACTGACTAACTTAATCATCCTGGACCTCTCTAAGTGTCAACTGGAACAGGTATCCCAGATGGCATTTCACTCCCTCCCTAGACTTCAGGTGCTAAATATGAGTCACAACAAACTCTTGTCATTGGATACACTTCCTTATAAACCACTCCACTCCCTCCGGATTCTGGATTGCAGTTTCAACCGTATCATGGAGTCCAAGGAGCAAGAACTACAGCATTTGCCAAGGAGCCTTGCTTTGTTAAATCTTACTCAGAATGACTTTGCTTGTGTTTGTGAACACCAGAGTTTCCTGCAGTGGGTCAAGGACCAGAGGCAGCTCTTGGTGGGAGCTGAGCAAATGATGTGTACACAACCTTTAGATATGCAGGACATGCCCGTGCTTAGTTTCAGGAATGCCACTTGTCAGATGAACAAGATGATCATTAGTGTGTCGGTTCTCACCGTCCTCTTGGTATCTGTTGCAGGAGTCCTGGTCTATAAGTTCTATTTCCACCTAATGCTTCTTGCTGGCTGCAAAAAGTATGGCAGAGGTGAAAGCACCTATGATGCTTTTGTAATCTACTCAAGCCAGGACGAAGACTGGGTGAGGAATGAATTGGTAAAGAACTTGGAGGAGGGGGTGCCCCCCTTTCAGCTCTGCCTTCACTACAGAGACTTTATTCCTGGGGTGGCCATTGCCGCCAACATCATCCAGGAAGGTTTCCACAAAAGCCGGAAGGTTATTGTCGTGGTGTCCCAGCACTTCATCCAGAGCCGATGGTGTATCTTTGAGTATGAGATTGCCCAGACCTGGCAGTTTCTTAGCAGCCGTGCTGGCATCATCTTCATAGTCCTGCACAAGTTGGAGAAGTCCCTGCTGCGGCAGCAGGTAGAGCTGTACCGCCTTCTCAACAGGAATACCTACCTGGAGTGGGAGGACAGTGTCCTGGGGCGGCACATCTTCTGGAGACGACTCAGAAAAGCCTTGCTGGACGgtaaaccatggaggccagaaggaacaGCAGATGCAGACAGCAGACAGCAGGAAGCAACAGCCTCCACTTGA
- the TLR4 gene encoding toll-like receptor 4 isoform X2 → MELNLYKIPDNIPTSTKILDLSFNHLSHLNSHSFSNFPELQMLDLSRCEIQMIEDDAYQGLNHLSTLILTGNPIQSLALGAFSGLSSLQKLVAVEINLASLEDFPIGHLKTLKELNVAHNLIHSFKFPEYFSNLPNLEHLDLSNNKIQNVYHEDLNVLHQMPLLNLSLDLSLNPLDFIEPGTFKEIKLNELTLRSNFNSTHVMKICIQGLAGLKINRLVLGEFKNERNLQSFDRSVLEGLCNLTFEKFRIAYFSEFPRDDTGLFNCLVNVSMISLLSLDLDSLEALPKDCRWQHLELINCNFKQFPTLKLNSLKEFVFIDNKGMSTFTEFELPNLQFLDLKRNRLSFKGCCSHTNFGTTKLKHLDLSFNDVITMNSNFLGLEQLEHLDFQHSNLKQANDFSVFLSLRNLRYLDISYTNTRVVFHGIFVGLVRLQTLKMAGNSFQNNLLPDIFTELTNLIILDLSKCQLEQVSQMAFHSLPRLQVLNMSHNKLLSLDTLPYKPLHSLRILDCSFNRIMESKEQELQHLPRSLALLNLTQNDFACVCEHQSFLQWVKDQRQLLVGAEQMMCTQPLDMQDMPVLSFRNATCQMNKMIISVSVLTVLLVSVAGVLVYKFYFHLMLLAGCKKYGRGESTYDAFVIYSSQDEDWVRNELVKNLEEGVPPFQLCLHYRDFIPGVAIAANIIQEGFHKSRKVIVVVSQHFIQSRWCIFEYEIAQTWQFLSSRAGIIFIVLHKLEKSLLRQQVELYRLLNRNTYLEWEDSVLGRHIFWRRLRKALLDGKPWRPEGTADADSRQQEATAST, encoded by the exons ATGGAGCTGAATCTCTATAAAATCCCTGACAACATCCCCACGTCGACCAAGATACTGGACCTGAGCTTTAACCACCTGAGTCATTTAAACAGCCATAGCTTCTCCAACTTCCCAGAACTGCAGATGTTGGATTTATCCAG ATGTGAAATTCAGATGATTGAAGATGATGCATATCAGGGCCTAAACCACCTCTCCACCTTGATATTGACAGGAAACCCTATACAGAGTTTAGCCCTGGGAGCTTTTTCTGGGCTATCAAGTTTACAGAAGCTGGTAGCCGTGGAGATAAACCTAGCATCTCTAGAGGACTTCCCCATTGGACATCTCAAAACCTTGAAGGAGCTTAATGTGGCTCACAATCTTATCCATTCCTTCAAGTTTCCTGAATATTTTTCTAACCTGCCCAACCTGGAGCACTTGGATCTTTCTAATAACAAAATCCAAAATGTTTATCATGAAGACTTGAACGTTCTCCATCAAATGCCCCTGCTCAACCTCTCTTTAGATTTGTCCCTGAACCCTTTAGACTTTATTGAACCAGGTACCTTTAAAGAAATTAAGCTCAATGAACTGACTTTGCGAAGTAATTTTAATAGTACACATGTAATGAAAATTTGTATTCAAGGTCTGGCTGGTTTAAAAATCAATCGGTTGGTTTTgggagaatttaaaaatgaaaggaactTGCAAAGTTTTGACAGATCTGTCCTGGAGGGACTGTGCAATTTGACCTTCGAAAAATTTCGGATAGCATACTTCAGTGAATTCCCAAGGGATGATACAGGCTTATTTAATTGTTTGGTAAATGTTTCTATGATTTCTCTGTTGAGTCTGGATTTAGACAGTCTAGAAGCCCTTCCTAAAGACTGCAGATGGCAACACTTAGAATTGATTAACTGTAATTTTAAACAATTTCCCACATTGAAGCTCAATTCTCTCAAAGAGTTTGTTTTCATAGACAACAAAGGTATGAGCACTTTTACTGAATTTGAGCTACCAAACCTTCAGTTTCTAGATCTCAAAAGAAATCGCTTGAGTTTCAAGGGTTGCTGTTCTCACACTAATTTTGGGACAACCAAACTGAAGCATTTAGATCTGAGCTTCAATGATGTCATTACTATGAATTCAAACTTCTTGGGCTTAGAGCAACTAGAACATCTGGATTTTCAGCATTCCAATCTGAAACAGGCCAATGATTTTTCAGTATTCCTATCACTCAGAAACCTCCGTTACCTTGATATTTCTTATACCAACACCCGAGTTGTCTTCCATGGCATCTTCGTTGGCTTGGTCCGCCTCCAAACCTTGAAAATGGCAGGCAATTCTTTTCAGAACAACTTGCTTCCTGATATCTTCACAGAACTGACTAACTTAATCATCCTGGACCTCTCTAAGTGTCAACTGGAACAGGTATCCCAGATGGCATTTCACTCCCTCCCTAGACTTCAGGTGCTAAATATGAGTCACAACAAACTCTTGTCATTGGATACACTTCCTTATAAACCACTCCACTCCCTCCGGATTCTGGATTGCAGTTTCAACCGTATCATGGAGTCCAAGGAGCAAGAACTACAGCATTTGCCAAGGAGCCTTGCTTTGTTAAATCTTACTCAGAATGACTTTGCTTGTGTTTGTGAACACCAGAGTTTCCTGCAGTGGGTCAAGGACCAGAGGCAGCTCTTGGTGGGAGCTGAGCAAATGATGTGTACACAACCTTTAGATATGCAGGACATGCCCGTGCTTAGTTTCAGGAATGCCACTTGTCAGATGAACAAGATGATCATTAGTGTGTCGGTTCTCACCGTCCTCTTGGTATCTGTTGCAGGAGTCCTGGTCTATAAGTTCTATTTCCACCTAATGCTTCTTGCTGGCTGCAAAAAGTATGGCAGAGGTGAAAGCACCTATGATGCTTTTGTAATCTACTCAAGCCAGGACGAAGACTGGGTGAGGAATGAATTGGTAAAGAACTTGGAGGAGGGGGTGCCCCCCTTTCAGCTCTGCCTTCACTACAGAGACTTTATTCCTGGGGTGGCCATTGCCGCCAACATCATCCAGGAAGGTTTCCACAAAAGCCGGAAGGTTATTGTCGTGGTGTCCCAGCACTTCATCCAGAGCCGATGGTGTATCTTTGAGTATGAGATTGCCCAGACCTGGCAGTTTCTTAGCAGCCGTGCTGGCATCATCTTCATAGTCCTGCACAAGTTGGAGAAGTCCCTGCTGCGGCAGCAGGTAGAGCTGTACCGCCTTCTCAACAGGAATACCTACCTGGAGTGGGAGGACAGTGTCCTGGGGCGGCACATCTTCTGGAGACGACTCAGAAAAGCCTTGCTGGACGgtaaaccatggaggccagaaggaacaGCAGATGCAGACAGCAGACAGCAGGAAGCAACAGCCTCCACTTGA